Proteins co-encoded in one Candidatus Obscuribacter sp. genomic window:
- a CDS encoding DUF1190 domain-containing protein produces MDSPKEQPKIQAEVKPEDSAKAVSQQAAHSVLSDVYNWGANKVSTVGKWAYEHPGEAAAAAAAAAGTAYLATKRLPLLAITAGAAALGLAGCDEQKDDTKSNSDTTSTVDVRTGTAAGGDTEEKTLARVYQDPKQCAEDGVFTQNYCNEKFAEAQKEHIEIAPKFETKEQCEDETGTACAAAPTDAGKPATTDGTTPGNGVISNGGATGDNSSNQATHSSGHSFFMPYMFGYMMGSNNSSSKQLCCQTFVWSTRIHLRQSHLPHTRRPTPSAAAPVRYRYHSSIGEGHANGTVVAAVLAQLAGPVDLAVAASAAN; encoded by the coding sequence ATGGACTCGCCTAAAGAACAGCCCAAAATACAGGCAGAAGTAAAACCCGAAGACAGCGCCAAAGCGGTAAGTCAACAAGCCGCGCACTCGGTCTTGTCCGACGTCTATAATTGGGGCGCCAATAAAGTTTCTACTGTTGGTAAGTGGGCTTACGAACATCCAGGCGAAGCCGCCGCTGCAGCCGCTGCTGCGGCAGGGACGGCCTATCTGGCTACTAAGCGCTTACCGCTTTTGGCTATAACAGCAGGGGCTGCAGCCCTGGGGCTAGCAGGTTGCGATGAACAAAAAGATGACACAAAGAGCAATTCAGATACGACTTCGACGGTAGACGTGCGCACAGGTACAGCAGCTGGTGGTGACACTGAAGAAAAAACTCTTGCACGCGTCTACCAAGACCCAAAACAGTGCGCAGAGGACGGAGTATTCACTCAAAATTATTGCAACGAAAAATTTGCTGAAGCGCAAAAAGAACATATTGAGATAGCACCAAAGTTTGAAACAAAAGAACAGTGCGAGGACGAGACCGGCACGGCCTGCGCAGCAGCGCCAACAGACGCGGGCAAGCCTGCCACTACTGATGGCACAACACCAGGCAATGGTGTTATTTCTAACGGTGGAGCAACCGGCGACAATAGCTCCAACCAGGCCACCCACAGCAGCGGCCACAGCTTTTTTATGCCTTACATGTTTGGCTACATGATGGGCTCCAACAACTCCAGTAGCAAACAATTATGTTGCCAGACCTTTGTATGGAGCACCAGGATCCACCTCAGGCAATCGCACCTTCCTCACACCCGAAGGCCCACCCCATCGGCGGCAGCACCGGTCAGGTATCGGTACCACAGTAGTATCGGCGAAGGTCACGCTAATGGCACCGTAGTCGCGGCGGTTTTGGCTCAACTGGCAGGACCGGTGGATTTGGCGGTCGCAGCTTCGGCGGCTAACTAA